One window from the genome of Malus domestica chromosome 01, GDT2T_hap1 encodes:
- the LOC103444127 gene encoding cyclic nucleotide-gated ion channel 1-like has protein sequence MAGNVKGLTSDMENQAEEKTDREAGERSKPMCSRGLTWIKKIRNAQQGPYLPIWSRIFVLSCVFAVSLDPFFFYVVVIDQDNKCFQIDKTLVIVALLMRSITDVIFLVHLICEICDGVQNPNPKTLKKGAPSMVEQTGGNSDKKTKIRELTDQVAMKIAQKMPWLSVFTVIDFLALLPLPQLLIGVIFYTMNGSGFVEHKNILNFFLLGQYFPRIYRINLSAKEFKMTSGIWIKGLYNMFLYILSSHVLGAFWYFFSVQRELTCWQEACVNHSKDPRACLNTFNCDGLSTTARNITFLNEHCPLDTPNGASSPFNFGIFLDSLQNQNTEQILFRKKFFYSFWWGLRNLSNFGTNLMTSTYVFENLFAVLISVIGLLLFLYLIGNVQTFMQMEATKTEELREKIKLKKLDVRTWMSRNEIPDNMKEEILRSIKQKLKRHIDADLHHFLFYILPVNIRTSLKHFLCMKTLKKVKKLEDMDVKVLTLICNYLKPVRYTENSFVFRMGDPLDCMLFIIEGTVWTYGSTDSQAGQGISSMDTKPLGKGDFYGEELLDCASHRFTKLPVSSKHVKSQTKVEAFVLMAKDLETVVSKSRLKWEKKEKKGSQLLESVAASTIASAFRLHLRKNKRALQ, from the exons ATGGCTGGAAACGTCAAGGGATTAACTTCAGATATGGAGAACCAGGCAGAAGAGAAAACAGACAG AGAGGCCGGAGAACGTTCGAAACCAATGTGCAGCAGAGGCCTTACCTGGATAAAGAAGATTCGAAATGCGCAGCAGGGGCCTTACCTTCCAATATGGAGCAGAATATTTGTGCTATCATGCGTATTTGCTGTCTCTCTTGATCCTTTCTTCTTTTACGTTGTGGTCATCGATCAGGATAACAAGTGTTTTCAAATAGACAAAACGTTGGTTATTGTAGCTCTTCTTATGCGGTCGATCACGGATGTCATTTTCTTGGTGCATTTAATATGTGAAATCTGTGACGGTGttcaaaatccaaatccaaaaaccctaaaaaaaggAGCCCCTTCGATGGTGGAGCAAACCGGGGGAAATTCAGATAAGAAAACGAAAATCAGAGAGTTGACTGATCAAGTTGCCATGAAAATAGCTCAAAAGATGCCGTGGTTATCTGTCTTTACTGTAATAGACTTTTTGGCTCTTCTTCCCCTCCCACAA CTGCTAATAGGAGTTATTTTTTACACAATGAATGGCTCAGGATTTGTGGAACACAAAAacattctgaatttttttcttctcggTCAATATTTTCCGAGGATTTATCGAATCAACCTATCGGCCAAGGAATTCAAAATGACTAGTGGGATATGGATTAAGGGTCTATACAACATGTTTCTCTACATTCTTTCCAGCCAC GTACTCGgagctttttggtattttttttctgtTCAACGAGAGTTAACTTGTTGGCAAGAGGCTTGTGTAAATCATAGTAAAGATCCCAGGGCATGTTTGAATACTTTCAACTGCGATGGTCTAAGTACTACTGCAAGAAATATAACATTTCTAAACGAGCATTGCCCGTTGGATACTCCAAATGGTGCTTCATCTCCATTTAACTTTGGAATATTTCTTGATTCCCTTCAGAATCAAAACACTGAGCAAATACTGTTCAGAAAGAAGTTCTTTTACTCCTTCTGGTGGGGGTTGCGAAATCTAAG TAATTTTGGGACTAATCTGATGACAAGTACATATGTGTTCGAAAACTTGTTTGCGGTTCTCATTTCTGTAATTGGCTTGCTACTGTTTTTATATCTCATTGGAAACGTACAG ACTTTTATGCAGATGGAAGCTACAAAAACAGAAGAGCTGAGAGAAAAGATTAAGTTGAAGAAGCTAGACGTAAGGACATGGATGTCCAGAAATGAAATCCCTGATAATATGAAGGAAGAAATCTTGAGAAGCATAAAGCAAAAATTGAAACGACACATTGATGCTGATCTCCATCATTTTTTGTTCTATATTCTTCCTGTGAATATCAGAACATCTCTGAAACATTTTCTTTGCATGAAGACACTTAAGAAA GTAAAAAAGCTTGAAGATATGGATGTCAAAGTGTTGACGTTGATCTGCAACTATCTGAAGCCAGTGAGGTACACTGAGAACAGCTTCGTTTTTCGAATGGGTGATCCACTCGACTGCATGCTGTTCATTATCGAAGGGACAGTGTGGACCTACGGGTCGACTGATAGTCAAGCTGGGCAAGGAATCTCATCAATGGACACCAAGCCCCTCGGGAAAGGTGACTTTTACGGGGAAGAGCTTCTCGATTGCGCATCACACCGTTTCACCAAACTTCCAGTCTCCAGCAAACATGTCAAAAGTCAGACAAAAGTAGAAGCATTTGTGCTCATGGCCAAGGACTTGGAAACGGTAGTTTCCAAATCCCGGTTAAAGTgggagaaaaaggagaagaagggttCTCAATTGTTGGAGTCCGTGGCAGCTTCTACCATAGCATCAGCATTCCGTCTTCATCTCCGCAAAAACAAACGTGCACTACAATAG
- the LOC103445574 gene encoding cyclic nucleotide-gated ion channel 18-like, which translates to MSLEWVSRTVDLKNFNMPFIIEGTVWTYASSDSQAGRAISSMATKPLRKGDVYGEELLDWAPGSFTELPVSSKHAKCQIKVEAFVLTANDLDIVVSKYRLQWKKSKKKGSPEVKDMAASIMATTYCHRRRRLRAINNVH; encoded by the coding sequence ATGTCGTTAGAGTGGGTCTCTCGGACCGTCGatctaaaaaatttcaacatgccCTTCATTATCGAAGGGACAGTGTGGACATACGCGTCAAGTGATAGTCAAGCTGGGCGAGCAATCTCATCAATGGCCACGAAGCCCCTCCGGAAAGGTGATGTTTACGGGGAAGAGCTTCTCGATTGGGCACCAGGCAGTTTCACCGAACTTCCAGTCTCCAGCAAACATGCCAAATGTCAGATAAAAGTAGAAGCATTTGTGCTCACGGCCAATGACTTGGATATAGTAGTTTCCAAGTACCGGCTACAGTGGAAGAAAAGCAAGAAGAAGGGTTCTCCAGAGGTGAAGGACATGGCAGCTTCTATTATGGCAACAACATACTGCCATCGTCGTCGTCGTCTCCGAGCAATAAACAACGTGCATTGA